A part of Aspergillus flavus chromosome 1, complete sequence genomic DNA contains:
- a CDS encoding EthD domain-containing protein, with the protein MKLASLPLTTYGFQLLMFGRRKEGLTPDQYRDHYENVHIPLMKNLTGDTFPLTHVLHYVKRDGPPDFPPAVLMGNQTDFDYDAVAVLTYRDKAHFDANWAFFEDEETSKLIKEDEEKFSAWVTGVLISTESTDTRN; encoded by the coding sequence ATGAAGCTTGCCTCGCTACCCCTTACCACCTACGGCTTCCAATTGCTAATGTTTGGTCGTCGAAAAGAGGGTCTCACCCCGGACCAATACCGCGACCACTACGAGAATGTTCACATCCCCCTCATGAAGAACCTAACCGGAGACACCTTCCCTCTGACTCACGTGCTACACTACGTAAAACGAGACGGGCCGCCTGACTTTCCTCCGGCGGTCTTAATGGGGAACCAGACGGACTTCGACTATGACGCGGTGGCGGTACTTACGTATCGCGATAAGGCGCATTTTGACGCCAACTGGGCTTTTTTTGAGGACGAGGAGACGTCTAAATTGATcaaagaggatgaggagaaattCTCAGCGTGGGTGACGGGTGTTTTGATCAGTACTGAATCGACTGATACGAGAAATTAA
- a CDS encoding putative CDK4/6, with protein MASIFRLSSQVSRQFSTWRTLLQRPASPVRDFTQSNFTLLDSTEKLEEETLSWYTPDSFYPVKIGEVFQSRYHVIGKLGYGGYSTVWLSRDLQQHAYVALKVFERNSAEGQRETEIYHHLNSLNIVDHAGVKLIRKALDSFQITFAEGNFECLVHPPLGMSLYDFRTQLRAKVLPEKIVKLTLVHLLLALDYLHVEAEIVHTDIQEKNIMMAIEDTAILTKFEEEEKSSPSPRKVVGDRMIYASRKLRKTKQHGRPTLCDFGQARRGPNTYCGDIQPYIYRAPEVLLRMPWNEKVDIWNVGVLTWDLFQQGHLFYARDSDKKSSDAHHLAEMIAIMGPPPKEVIQNSVYATEFFDGEGNWKGPIEIPSISLEKLEGNLEGESQRLFLQFLRKMLRWNSDERESARELLDDPWLRSP; from the exons ATGGCGTCAATATTTCGCCTATCATCCCAAGTGTCAAGGCAATTCTCTACCTGGCGTACCTTGCTTCAACGCCCTGCATCACCCGTGCGCGACTTCACTCAATCAAATTTTACTCTCCTAGATTCAACGGAGaagctcgaagaagaaacactGTCATGGTACACTCCCGATAGTTTTTATCCCGTCAAAATCGGCGAGGTATTTCAATCGAGGTATCATGTAATTGGTAAACTTGGTTATGGTGGATATTCAACTGTTTGGCTGTCCAGAGACCTACA ACAACATGCTTATGTCGCCCTGAAGGTATTTGAGCGCAATTCCGCAGAAGGTCAAAGAGAGACAGAAATCTACCACCATTTAAATTCCCTCAACATCGTAGATCATGCTGGCGTGAAGCTTATCCGCAAAGCATTGGATAGCTTCCAGATTACTTTTGCAGAGGGCAATTTTGAATGTCTTGTTCATCCTCCCTTGGGGATGAGTCTATATGACTTTCGCACCCAACTCAGGGCCAAGGTGCTTCCCGAAAAAATAGTCAAGTTGACTCTGGTACATCTCCTTCTCGCTCTTGACTATCTTCATGTAGAGGCTGAGATTGTCCATACGG ATattcaagaaaagaacattATGATGGCTATCGAAGATACTGCGATCTTGACCAAatttgaagaggaagagaaatcTAGTCCTAGCCCTCGGAAAGTCGTTGGAGACCGGATGATCTATGCATCTCGAAAGCTGAGGAAAACCAAGCAACATGGCCGCCCTACGTTATGTGATTTTGGCCAGGCTCGGCGTGGGCCGAATACTTACTGCGGGGATATTCAGCCTTATATCTATCGGGCTCCCGAGGTGCTATTGCGAATGCCTTGGAACGAAAAGGTTGACATCTGGAATGTCGGAGTGCTG ACATGGGATCTGTTCCAACAGGGACATCTGTTTTACGCTCGTGATTCAGATAAGAAAAGCTCTGATGCTCATCATCTGGCTGAAATGATTGCAATTATGGGGCCACCACCGAAAGAAGTTATTCAGAACAGTGTCTATGCGACCGAATTCTTCGACGGAGAAG GAAATTGGAAAGGACCTATCGAGATCCCCTCTATATCGCTAGAGAAACTTGAGGGAAATCTGGAAGGTGAATCACAACGGCTGTTCCTCCAATTCCTGCGCAAGATGCTTAGATGGAACTCCGATGAGAGAGAATCGGCAAGAGAGCTACTGGACGATCCTTGGCTACGGTCACCTTAA
- a CDS encoding NADP-dependent oxidoreductase domain-containing protein has translation MTVSNYIVSLAEAQTRLPPPVASSRLLEQIDQQVEQLPILVVLDDDPTGTQTCHGINVLTVWDDATLVEEFHTCDRGFFILTNSRALPTAEARKLISDICTAVKKAAVQAQKTFEIVLRGDSTLRGHFPDEPQIAEEVIRKVDGWILAPFFRQGGRFTIDDVHYVADAEGNLVPAAQTIFAKDATFGYTSSNLIDYVVEKSNGSIPRHRVQSISLHDIREGGVSAVAERLLKFAQGSIIIVNAIVDTDLEIFVLGLLQAKSAGRNYIYRTGAAFVSTRLAIRPKPPLSAGDLRLNTEASSPGGLIIAGSYVSKTTDQLQSLTSGRGPALKVITLDVESLLNNTESSYSTVFSASDEAGKYISDGQDVLIMTNRRLVSSHDELSGLQIGSIVSNALVLFLRLLIPRPRYIIAKGGITSSDIATKGLRMRRAQIIGQASAGVPLWRCDEPSSKFSGIPYVVFPGNVGHQDALLDMVTSWQSRSIEKRPKMQYQRLGNSGLKVSKIILGCMTFGNPSWEGSPWVLPEAEALPLLKKAYDCGINTWDTANTYSNGMSEIIIGKALERYNIPRSKVVIMTKLYYPVLEPESNARPNPAINDGVLVNQMGLSRKHIFEAVDASLARLKSSYIDVLQLHRIDDTHPEEVMRALHDLVQMGKIHYLGASSMYCWQLVRLQYAAKMNNWTVFTSMQGLYNLLYREEERETNKFCQAEGIGLIPWSPLARGLLARPWNVKTDRSVKDAKTAKWFSGEQDQKIITRVDQLARSKGCSMSALAIAWLLEKGACPIVGLNSIERIESASEALAVRLSDVDIRFLEEQYRPLSVQAI, from the exons ATGACAGTCTCAAATTATATTGTTTCTCTAGCGGAGGCTCAAACACGGCTTCCTCCTCCAGTGGCATCTAGTCGGTTGCTCGAACAAATCGATCAGCAGGTAGAGCAGCTTCCCATCCTCGTGGTTCTCGATGACGATCCCACTGGAACACAAACATGTCATGGAATCAATGTCTTGACAGTGTGGGACGATGCAACTTTGGTAGAAGAGTTTCACACATGCGACCGTGGATTCTTCATACTCACCAACTCGCGCGCGCTCCCTACCGCTGAAGCCCGGAAACTCATATCTGATATCTGTACTGCCGTGAAGAAGGCAGCAGTACAGGCACAAAAGACCTTCGAAATCGTCTTACGCGGTGATTCGACTTTACGTGGACATTTTCCCGATGAGCCCCAGATTGCCGAGGAGGTAATTAGGAAAGTCGATGGCTGGATCCTCGCACCGTTCTTCCGACAAGGCGGGAGGTTCACCATTGACGATGTCCACTATGTGGCCGATGCTGAAGGGAATCTAGTTCCGGCTGCCCAAACCATTTTTGCAAAGGATGCAACATTCGGGTACACAAGCTCCAATCTGATTGACTACGTAGTCGAGAAGTCAAATGGCTCaattcctcgtcatcgtgTGCAGTCTATCTCTCTGCATGATATCAGGGAGGGGGGTGTTTCTGCTGTGGCAGAAAGGTTACTCAAATTTGCTCAAGGGTCtatcatcattgtcaacGCTATAGTTGATACTGATCTGGAAATCTTTGTTCTTGGACTGCTGCAGG CGAAATCTGCTGGTCGCAACTATATTTATAGGACAGGAGCTGCCTTTGTATCGACACGACTAGCGATAAGGCCAAAGCCTCCCCTCAGTGCAGGAGATTTAAGACTGAACACTGAGGCGTCTTCTCCAGGCGGGTTGATCATTGCCGGGTCCTACGTGTCCAAAACAACCGATCAGCTTCAATCCCTGACTTCAGGCCGTGGACCCGCGCTAAAGGTCATCACTCTGGACGTAGAGAGTCTGCTAAATAACACTGAAAGCAGCTACAGTACGGTATTTAGTGCTTCTGATGAAGCTGGCAAATATATTTCTGATGGACAAGACGTCCTAATCATGACAAACAGACGACTAGTTAGCAGCCATGACGAGCTCTCCGGTTTGCAGATAGGAAGCATTGTGTCTAATGCGTTGGTTCTGTTTCTACGGCTTCTAATTCCCCGGCCTCGATACATCATTGCCAAG GGCGGCATCACTTCGTCCGACATAGCAACTAAAGGCCTTCGCATGCGACGTGCTCAAATCATTGGCCAAGCATCAGCAGGAGTCCCTCTTTGGCGCTGCGATGAACCGTCATCAAAGTTCTCCGGCATCCCATACGTCGTTTTCCCGGGCAATGTCGGCCACCAGGACGCCCTGCTAGATATGGTTACGAGTTGGCAAAGCAGAAGCATTGAAAAACGGCCGAAAATGCAGTATCAACGACTCGGTAATAGTGGATTGAAAGTCTCGAAGATCATTCTTGGTTGCATGACATTCGGCAATCCATCATGGGAAGGCAGCCCATGGGTTCTTCCAGAGGCCGAAGCGCTCCCCCTACTGAAAAAGGCATATGACTGTGGTATCAATACGTGGGATACAGCCAACACTTACTCTAACGGGATGTCCGAGATTATAATCGGAAAAGCTCTAGAGCGGTACAATATTCCGCGGAGTAAAGTTGTCATCATGACCAAGCTATACTACCCAGTTCTTGAGCCTGAATCAAACGCACGACCCAATCCAGCCATTAACGATGGGGTCCTGGTAAATCAAATGGGACTAAGTCGGAAACATATCTTTGAGGCGGTGGATGCATCTCTTGCCCGACTCAAGTCCAGCTATATTGATGTTCTACAGCTACATCGCATCGATGATACCCACCCGGAGGAGGTCATGCGCGCTCTTCACGATCTCGTTCAAATGGGCAAAATCCATTACCTGGGCGCATCAAGCATGTATTGCTGGCAGCTCGTGAGATTACAATATGCGGCGAAAATGAACAATTGGACCGTCTTCACCAGCATGCAGGGTCTTTACAACTTACTCtaccgagaagaagaacgtgAAACGAACAAATTCTGTCAAGCTGAAGGAATCGGATTGATTCCTTGGAGTCCTCTAGCTCGCGGGTTATTAGCCAGACCTTGGAATGTGAAAACCGACCGGTCCGTGAAGGACGCAAAGACTGCAAAGTGGTTCTCTGGTGAGCAAGATCAGAAGATTATTACCAGAGTGGATCAACTTGCGCGGTCGAAGGGTTGCAGCATGAGTGCGCTTGCGATAGCTTGGTTGTTGGAGAAGGGCGCTTGTCCGATCGTCGGGTTGAATAGTATTGAGAGGATAGAGTCGGCGTCTGAGGCACTGGCGGTTCGTCTGAGTGATGTTGATATACGGTTTCTGGAGGAACAATATAGGCCGCTTTCTGTGCAGGCTATTTGA
- a CDS encoding putative streptomycin 3''-adenylyltransferase (unnamed protein product): MDKNLPEEVKAYLEEIVQRLTDYLKDQLVGVYLFGSAGYGAYESGTSDIDVQAIVRGPLDTVDKQAVISRLNQNALPCPATKLEFVVYAQSAVYPASRHPRFELNLNTGAHQPDHISLDPANESSHWFLLDIAVGRELGRALYGPATTGAFGAIPRRWVLEAIATSLEWHQAKEHRSTNSVLNACRGWRYIVTGEFSSKLAGAKWAMQQQGCPDVVSRAISARKTGDELPVVQIMTLYDIVITANRAELAKDLI; this comes from the coding sequence ATGGACAAGAACCTGCCAGAAGAGGTGAAAGCCTACCTTGAGGAAATAGTCCAGCGTCTTACTGATTACCTAAAAGATCAGCTTGTCGGGGTGTATCTATTCGGTTCAGCTGGTTATGGCGCCTACGAGTCTGGCACCAGCGACATTGACGTGCAGGCTATAGTGAGAGGTCCGCTTGACACCGTTGATAAGCAGGCAGTCATATCACGTTTGAACCAGAATGCCTTGCCTTGCCCGGCTACCAAACTCGAGTTTGTGGTCTATGCTCAAAGCGCTGTGTATCCGGCCAGCCGTCACCCTCGTTTCGAACTTAATTTGAACACCGGAGCGCATCAACCAGATCATATCAGCTTAGATCCAGCCAACGAATCAAGCCACTGGTTCTTGCTCGATATTGCTGTAGGGCGCGAACTTGGCCGTGCCCTGTACGGCCCTGCTACGACCGGCGCTTTCGGCGCTATCCCCCGACGCTGGGTTTTGGAAGCAATCGCGACTTCGCTCGAGTGGCACCAAGCAAAGGAACATAGATCGACCAACAGCGTTCTCAACGCTTGCCGAGGTTGGCGATACATCGTCACAGGCGAATTTTCTTCGAAGTTGGCCGGAGCCAAATGGGCCATGCAACAACAGGGCTGTCCGGACGTTGTCAGCCGTGCCATTTCAGCGCGCAAAACAGGAGACGAACTCCCTGTGGTCCAGATAATGACGCTTTACGATATTGTTATCACGGCCAACCGAGCCGAACTCGCGAAAGACCTTATTTAA
- a CDS encoding putative salicylate hydroxylase: MKVIIVGAGIGGLTCAIACRREKLDVIVLERSSVLLPVGAGIQIPPNGLRVLQELDLKQEVLEKGAIVKSMDLRRYKDGGLITSMECGQTVAREYGGPWVIIHRADYQQILFDRALLMGAKVCFGATVDDLDVENTQVILEGGETVAGDIIIGADGLWSKVRHAIFDRPVPLIETGDMAYRAVFPRKQLENLHNPEIDSLCSKTSVTAWLGPEKHAVFYPVRGGEEYNLVLLQPDNLPTGIRTNEGDLEEMKSAFRDWDATLQKLISCISSVVRWKLCHLPELDTWSKGSVTLLGDACHPTLPYQAQGAAMAAEDGAVLGMLMGSVVERIDTPTDSLDATLGGLISESLNVYEDLRKAPTTANVNGALRNRGAFHMRDGIMQWMRDFVLGYSGMTRETDWIGLMSRRQSHTLSADPMHECKKRIGRA; this comes from the exons ATGAAGGTTATCATCGTAGGCGCCGGTATAGGTGGTCTAACATGTGCTATTGCCTGCCGACGCGAAAAATTGGATGTGATTGTCCTCGAACGCAGCTCCGTACTCTTGCCC GTCGGAGCAGGTATCCAAATTCCTCCCAATGGCCTGCGGGTCTTGCAGGAGCTAGACCTCAAGCAAGAGGTCCTGGAGAAAGGGGCCATTGTCAAATCAATGGATCTTCGACGGTACAAGGACGGTGGACTCATTACATCAATGGAATGTGGTCAGACGGTCGCTCGTGAGTATGGAGGTCCATGGGT TATCATTCATCGAGCGGATTATCAGCAAATTCTATTCGATAGGGCTCTGCTTATGGGGGCAAAAGTATGCTTCGGAGCTACTGTCGATGATTTGGATGTCGAGAACACACAGGTTATTCTCGAGGGTGGCGAGACAGTGGCAGGGGATATTATCATTGGTGCCGATG GACTATGGTCAAAAGTCAGGCACGCAATTTTTGATCGACCTGTTCCACTCATCGAGACGGGTGATATGGCCTACCGTGCAGTTTTTCCAAGGAAGCAACTTGAGAACCTTCACAATCCGGAGATAGACAGTCTTTGTAGCAAGACTTCTGTCACCGCCTGGCTAGGGCCAGAGAAACATGCCGTCTTCTACCCGGTACGAGGGGGTGAAGAATATAACCTGGTTCTGCTGCAACCTGACAATTTACCTACTGGAATACGTACAAATGAGGGTGActtggaggaaatgaaaTCAGCTTTTCGTGATTGGGACGCGAC ACTTCAGAAGTTGATCTCTTGCATATCATCCGTAGTTAGGTGGAAACTATGCCACCTTCCGGAATTAGATACCTGGAGCAAG GGCTCTGTCACACTACTAGGAGACGCTTGTCACCCAACACTCCCATATCAAGCTCAAGGTGCCGCAATGGCAGCAGAGGACGGCGCTGTGCTGGGAATGCTAATGGGCTCGGTTGTTGAACGGATAGACACCCCAACGGACTCTTTGGACGCGACACTTGGAGGCTTGATCTCCGAGTCCCTCAACGTCTACGAGGATCTACGCAAGGCACCCACGACAGCCAATGTCAATGGCGCACTTAGAAACCGCGGCGCATTCCACATGCGAGATGGTATCATGCAATGGATGCGAGATTTTGTTTTGGGGTATTCCGGTATGACACGGGAGACTGACTGGATTGGTCTCATGTCAAGGCGCCAGTCCCACACTCTGTCGGCTGATCCTATGCATGAGTGTAAGAAACGGATAGGGAGAGCGTGA
- a CDS encoding uncharacterized protein (of unknown function-domain containing protein), which translates to MENTSSQSRFPRWDGLNLEDYADTPNPWSEVEEDAYYEPLEAWDASRPIILPEPGEFRPHEETEYKRVDLRKEFPGQRIQVIVKLANIELTPESPDYEGGSCHIEGQLELGSVLCQEGRLLTFPNTVQHRVSSFSLADRSKPGHRRILALFLVDPHRRIISSANVPPQREDWLPEELESKAKRDMKPLMAMDEAREARLELMAERSLQSAEGNRKYETGDFNLCEH; encoded by the exons ATGGAGAACACCTCGAGCCAGAGCCGATTCCCGCGTTGGGACGGACTGAATTTAGAAGATTATGCCGATACTCCTAACCCCTGGTCAGAGGTCGAGGAGGATGCGTACTATGAACCTTTGGAGGCATGGGACGCTTCACGCCCCATCATACTTCCCGAGCCTGGGGAGTTTAGGCCCCATGAAGAGACGGAGTACAAAAGGGTCGACCTACGGAAGGAGTTTCCCGGTCAAAGAATACAGGTCATTGTGAAGCTGGCCAATATCGAACTGACTCCCGAGAGCCCCGACTATGAAGGTGGTAGCTGCCACATTGAGGGACAATTG GAACTGGGCAGCGTGCTTTGCCAAGAGGGCCGGTTGCTCACTTTCCCGAACACGGTCCAGCACCGTGTCTCCTCGTTCTCCCTGGCCGACCGGTCAAAGCCGGGCCATCGCAGGATTCTCGCTCTGTTCCTCGTGGATCCCCACAGACGGATTATCTCCTCGGCCAATGTGCCGCCGCAACGAGAAGATTGGCTTCCTGAGGAGTTGGAATCCAAAGCCAAGCGAGACATGAAACCACTGATGGCTATGGATGAGGCGAGGGAGGCAAGACTGGAGCTCATGGCAGAGCGCAGTCTCCAGTCCGCAGAGGGAAACCGGAAATATGAGACCGGGGATTTCAACCTGTGCGAGCACTga
- a CDS encoding uncharacterized protein (of unknown function-domain containing protein), translating to MALLRNPHLQMPGFNLALNISSTSLTSQTKMWFPTVHREIVMMRVIDSITDKTQWDQKSFNENITSKWYQEIARSGLDMTPKIMVWVIKELQWKADILNKTGYVRVFDVGVIKSNTVISKDLQEALKERVRPLNDIPGDQKDYHPRSDQKVVDLVHPSLFRSFMAQLTSYWTALLNLMTV from the exons ATGGCTTTGCTCCGGAATCCCCACCTTCAGATGCCAGGGTTCAATCTGGCCCTGAACATTTCCTCCACA TCGCTGACCAGTCAGACCAAGATGTG GTTCCCCACTGTTCATCGAGAAATTGTGATGATGCGAGTCATTGATTCGATCACTGATAAGACTCAATGGGACCAGAAG AGCTTCAACGAGAATATAACTTCCAAGTGGTATCAGGAAATTGCGCGTAGTGGGCTGGATATGACGCCCAAAATAATGGTCTGGGTTATCAAGGAGCTGCAATGGAAAGCTGACATCCTCAACAAAACAGGGTACGTGCGCGTCTTTGATGTGGGGGTCATCAAATCCAATACGGTTATTTCCAAGGACCTCCAGGAAGCTTTGAAAGAGCGAGTCAGACCCCTCAACGATATACCGGGGGATCAGAAGGACTACCATCCTCGATCTGATCAAAAGGTGGTTGACCTGGTGCATCCATCACTTTTCCGGTCATTTATGGCCCAACTCACGTCCTACTGGACCGCGTTATTGAATTTGATGACTGTATAG
- a CDS encoding putative dihydrodipicolinate synthase produces MTSSIAGKTRPLPPGIFCPVISLYKSTPRQEIDYEASYKYFSYLIRGGVDGLVLGGTTAEAVLLSPSERQELIKTARRAAVDLGFENFPLVAGISGQSTNESIRLAQEAREAGADFGLLLPPSYWAKAVTKDVIIDFYKDVASENILPIVIYSFPVVCNGVDMNSDVMSTLAQHPNIVGVKLTCGNAGKVTRLTQEYSHEQFSVYAGSSDWLIPCLSGGGSGCVTGIGNVFPKSVARLYALWREGKVQDAMKLQGLVAQAEKACKEGIAPTKFAAAHFAGPLSGVTEAEAFWPRKPYKLSPKGIQDWVVDVMQHMVEIENSLPEVSGPGRAK; encoded by the exons ATGACTTCCTCAATTGCCGGAAAGACCAGACCCCTACCCCCTGGAATCTTTTGTCCGGTAATATCCCTCTACAAATCCACGCCTCGTCAAGAAATCGACTATGAAGCTTCATACAAATATTTTTCCTACCTGATCCGCGGGGGTGTTGATGGCCTCGTTCTGGGTGGAACAACAGCGGAGGCAGTTTTACTATCCCCATCGGAGCGACAAGAATTAATCAAGACCGCGCGACGTGCCGCTGTAGACCTGGGATTTGAGAACTTCCCACTGGTAGCTGGTATCAGCGGACAGTCCACCAATGAATCAATACGTTTGGCACAAGAAGCGCGCGAGGCAGGAGCAGATTTCGGGCTCTTGTTACCCCCCAGCTATTGGGCCAAAGCTGTTACGAAGGACGTCATCATCGATTTTTATAAGGATGTTGCGAGCGAAAACATTCTTCCCATAGTCATTTACAGT TTCCCTGTTGTTTGCAATGGAGTGGACATGAATTCGGATGTCATGTCGACGCTGGCCCAGCATCCCAATATTGTCGGTGTCAAGCTGACCTGTGGAAATGCGGGCAAAGTCACCCGACTTACTCAAGAGTACTCGCATGAGCAATTCAGTGTCTATGCGGGCTCGTCAGATTGGCTTATTCCCTGCCTCAGTGGTGGTGGATCGGGCTGTGTGACAGGGATAGGCAATGTCTTCCCTAAGTCGGTCGCCAGGCTATATGCTCTGtggagggagggaaaggTACAGGATGCCATGAAGCTGCAGGGCTTGGTTGCACAGGCGGAAAAGGCCTGTAAAGAGGGTATCGCCCCAACTAAGTTTGCAGCTGCACATTTTGCGGGGCCTCTGTCAGGCGTTACGGAGGCCGAGGCATTTTGGCCCCGGAAGCCATACAAACTGTCACCGAAGGGTATCCAAGACTGGGTTGTGGATGTAATGCAACATATGGTCGAGATTGAGAATTCTCTTCCTGAGGTGTCTGGCCCTGGTAGGGCTAAATAA
- a CDS encoding glycosyl hydrolase, with product MVSTPALPQDSLVRETNRPYFYREAYLPGATAQNHASNLLLLPNGDVLCAWFGGSMEGKPDISIYLSRLRSGEQSWSEAIRMTHDNTRSEQNPVLFRTPTGDLWLLYTSQHAGNQDSAIVKRRVSKDDGITWGKEEVLFPDSGIFIRQPAIVLDDGAWVIPVFKCRVEPGERWLGNNDISCIRVSRDEGQTWTESVIPESTGCVHMEIQRLKDCSYLGLFRSRWADHIYLATSPDGLSWSPPQPTILPNPNAGICFDVLPSGRVVVVYNHSSKLDATGRRQGLYDDIADGVDERRDQSSTQDGRESFWGAPRAPLCVAWSDDSGKTWERRVLEDGDGYCMTNNSEKKLNRELSYPSMVLDEGKIHIAYTFWRQRIKYVQLSDDFFSA from the coding sequence ATGGTATCGACTCCAGCACTACCGCAGGACAGTTTGGTACGCGAGACCAACAGACCATACTTTTACCGGGAGGCCTATCTTCCCGGCGCCACAGCCCAAAATCATGCCTCAAATCTACTTTTACTCCCGAATGGCGATGTCCTCTGCGCCTGGTTCGGCGGCAGTATGGAAGGCAAGCCGGACATCAGTATATACTTATCACGTCTGAGATCGGGTGAGCAGTCATGGTCAGAAGCTATACGAATGACCCACGACAATACTCGCAGCGAGCAAAACCCGGTTTTATTCCGTACACCAACTGGAGATCTGTGGCTTCTGTACACGTCGCAGCATGCCGGAAACCAAGACTCGGCAATCGTGAAGCGTCGGGTTTCCAAAGATGACGGAATCACTTGgggaaaggaggaagttTTATTCCCTGACTCCGGTATCTTCATTCGTCAACCAGCCATCGTTCTGGATGATGGTGCATGGGTAATTCCCGTTTTCAAATGCCGAGTAGAGCCGGGAGAGCGCTGGCTAGGAAACAATGATATCTCCTGTATCCGCGTCTCAAGGGACGAGGGACAAACCTGGACAGAGTCTGTTATTCCAGAGAGTACAGGCTGCGTCCATATGGAAATTCAACGGTTGAAAGACTGCTCCTATCTTGGCTTGTTCCGCAGTCGATGGGCGGACCATATTTATCTGGCAACCTCGCCCGATGGTCTTTCCTGGAGCCCACCACAGCCTACCATTCTTCCAAACCCCAATGCGGGCATTTGCTTTGACGTGCTCCCTTCTGGGAGAGTAGTTGTAGTTTACAACCATTCTTCAAAGCTGGACGCCACCGGACGTCGTCAGGGCCTATATGATGACATTGCAGATGGTGTTGACGAACGCCGAGATCAGAGCTCCACACAGGATGGCAGGGAATCATTCTGGGGAGCACCGCGAGCACCTCTCTGTGTTGCTTGGAGCGATGATTCAGGGAAGACATGGGAACGACGTGTGTTagaagatggcgatggctATTGTATGACTAACAACAGCGAGAAAAAGCTGAATCGCGAGTTGTCATACCCGAGTATGGTGCTTGATGAAGGGAAGATTCACATCGCGTACACATTTTGGAGACAAAGGATTAAGTATGTACAGCTCAGCGATGATTTCTTTTCGGCCTAG